The DNA sequence GCTGGGCACCATGCTTGGCATAATTGGATTCCTCCGTATAGTATTGTGGTCTTCCGTATCACCCATCTATGGTGAACATTATATCCTGGTAGGATTTACAGTAGGCATCACTTTGATCGGCGTTGTTCTTTGGGGAACATTGTGCGGATCCATGCTGCCCATCCTGTTGAAAAAGATTGGTGTCGATCCCGCTACCTCCTCCGCTCCTTTTGTAGCTACACTGGTAGATGTTACCGGATTAATCATTTATTTTTTAGCGGCATCCCTTATATTAAGCGGTACGCTGCTTTAAGCATCAAATATTAAGACCTTCATAATCTACTATTCCTTTCCTTTTTCGTATTTTTGCAACTCAATTTTTAAATAATACATTTTCATGGGATTACAATGCGGCATCGTAGGATTACCAAACGTTGGAAAATCAACTCTTTTTAATGCAGTCAGTAACAATGCGAAAGCACAAGCCAGCAACTACCGGTTTTGTACGATAGAGCCCAACGTAGGCCTGGTGGATGTGCCGGATGACAGGCTGAATAAACTGGCAGAAATTGTTATCCCTAACCGCATAGTCCCAACCACCATTGAATTTGTAGATATTGCAGGCTTGGTAAAAGGTGCCAGCAAGGGTGAAGGATTGGGTAATAAATTCCTGGCAAACATCCGCGAAGTGGATGCAATCATTCATGTCATCCGCTGTTTTGAGGATGAAAATATTCTGCGCGAAGAAGGCGCCATCAATCCGGTTGGAGACAAAGACATTATAGATACGGAGCTGCAGCTGAAAGACCTCGAAAGTGTCGAAAAGAAGATTTCAAAAATCCAGAAACAGGCAAAAGTAGGTAATGATGCGAAAGCGAAACATGAATACGACGTTCTGCTTCAATGCCAGCAATGCCTGAGTGACGGAAAAAATATCCGCTCCCTGAATTTTTCAAAAGAAGATAAGCTGCTCTTTGCAGACTTATGTTTCCTGACGGATAAGCCCGTTTTATATGTAGCCAACGTAGATGAAGCATCTATTCTGACGGGCAACAAATACTCCGAAGCACTGACTAAAATGGCGCAGGAAGAAGGTGCGCAGGTGATTGTACTCAATAACTCGGTGGAAGCGCAGATTTCCGAAATGGAAGAGGAAGATAAAGCTTTATTCCAGTCGGAATATGGCTTGACGGAACCCGGCTTAAACAGATTAATCCGTACTGCCTATCAGTTATTAAACCTTATCACCTATTTTACCGCCGGCGTACAGGAAGTACGTGCCTGGACCATCCATGAAGGCTGGAAAGCACCACAGGCAGCCAGCGTCATCCATACGGACTTTGAAAAAGGGTTTATCAAGGCAGAGGTTATCGGATATGAAGATTTTATCCATTACAAAAGCGAAGCGGCCTGCCGGGAACATGGTAAATTACGCATCGAAGGGAAAGAATACATCGTAAAAGACGGCGATGTGATGCATTTCAGGTTTAATGTGTGATAAAGTCAGATTGCGGGTATTAAATAATTTTGTATCTTTGTAACATATAATTAGTCATTAAAAAAATAACTCAACATGGGACGCGGTGATAAAAAAACAAAAAAAGGAAAAATTTTTGCAGGGTCATTTGGTAAAGCAAGACCTCATAAAGCAAAAAGCACAAAGGCTGCAGCTAAAAACTAACATCCGCTTTTGAACCTTAAAAAAATGCCTTACTGCTTTCAGTCAGGCATTTTTGGTTTTAAACGGTGTTTCTGGAATTATTAAGTAATTTTTCACAATTTCTATTAGCTGCTGTCACTATTTTTACCCTTGAATCCGATGGAAGCCAACCACACAAGCCTTAAGATAGCTCAGGTCATTGATGTTTTCGAGAATTCCCTCAACGGCGGCGGCATTTCCACACATCGCTTCACCAAATTACTGCGACAACATGGCCACCATGTCATCGTGATTGCCAGCGGAGAAGAGTCCAACGATAAGGTGGCACTCCAATCCTATTATCCGCCTATTCCATTCACCAAAAGAATTTTAGAACGAATGAAATTTGTATTCGCGAAACCGGATGAAGTGAAGATGGAACAAGTTTTCTCACAAGTGGATATCATTCATAACCAATTTCCATTATGGCTGGGAATGGCAGCCGTTCGTATCGCCAACAAGCTAAACAAGCCGCTTGTATCTACCTTTCATGTGCAGGGGGAACAGATTATGCACAACGGTGGCCTGACTCATCCTTTTTGGACTAAGCTCATTTACCATTACTTCGTAAAGTACATCTATAACAAATCAGATATTGTCATCTGTCCGAGCAGATTTGCCGAACAGGAAATTAAACGATATGGACTCACACGCCCGACAGTAGTCATTTCAAACGGCGTCACCTCTGATTATAAAAAGATAGATTTACCCAAAAGGTACCCGGATAAATTTACCATACTGACAGTTGGCAGAAATGCTGCTGAAAAAAGACAGGAAATGATTATCCGTGCCATTGCAGCCTCCGGATTCAGAGACAATATACAAATGGTCATTCTTGGAGACGGACCGCAGCGTAATGCGCTTGTGAAGCTAAGCAATGATTTATTGAACGGAAGGGCAGAATTCAATCTGGTGCCGCAGGATAAGTTAATCGGATATTACAATTCCGTTGATTTATATGTACATACTTCCGCCATAGAAGTGGAATGTATGACTGCCCTGGAAGCGATGGCCTGCGGGCTGCCTCTGCTGATAGCCGATTCTGCACTGAGTGCCGCCAAACAGTTTGCATTAAATGAAACGTTTCTCTTTAAAACACAAACCGAACTGACAGAAAAGATTGACTATCTCTACACCCACAGGGAAGAGCTGACACATGCCGGCGAACAATACCTTAATTTGTCCAGACAATATGCGATAGAGAATTCGTATCAGAAATTAACCGATACCTACAAAAAGGTCTTGAAGATGCGTAAAATCAGAATCACCACAGAACATGCGGTATTACAGGAAGTATAAAATTACCCGAACCATCTTCGTTTGAAGTCATCTTTTATCGGTACCGGCAGGAAAATGGAAGAAAATAATACCGCTATAAGTATCAATGGAATGACTGCGGTGTGATATGTCTGCGGATTAGCCCACCATCCTATCAGCAATACGATCAATAAGATACGATAGGCTTTGATATAGGATATTGACCAGGCCGGCGGACTCTTTTTCAGCATAAAAAGGATAAAGGGAATATTTAAAGGCATAGCCCATAAAATATTAAGGTTCCATTTGGTCGAATGATGGTCGGTAAAGAACCACATGAAAACAAACAGCCAACCCAACAACCCTAAAATGATAAAATACAGCACGGGAATAAGCTTAACACGTGCAAACAATCTCGTCTTTATCTGAATGATCAGTATCAATGCAAACAATATCCAGAACAATAGCCCGGGTGTGAACCACTGTCTGGGATGGTGTTCCGGCACCACATCCAGTATAAGATGATTACCTGAAACCAGTGGTTTCCCGTCTACGGTTGTGCCATCAAATAGCTGCATCAGTTCATCCGGTAAAAAGGTTCTTCCAAAGCCGGCCTTTTGGTCTGTGGGAATACCGATCAGCAGGTCCATTCCTAAATCCAGCCACTCGTCTTTGGCGTTCCTGTCAATCAATTGCCTGTAAGAAGATACATCGTCCGTATCTGCCTTATATTTCCTCACTTTGAACAACGACAGGATCACATTCCTTGGGCGGGTGGAGCAGTTGTCAAATAAAAAATCATACTTATAATATTTATTATCCTCGCGTGCATTAATCGTCAGCAGTTCAAACAATCGCTGTTTTTGCTCCTGCGTCAGATTTAAGGGCTGTTCCCGTATCCATCTGTTCTCTTCCCGGTAACTTTCTTCAAACATAGGGTAACTTTCTATCGACTCATAATACATGAGTTTACCACGAATAAATTTCATCAGAAAACCCGGCTCACCAAAGCTGAATGTACCATAATTGTACACGATATCCCATCCTAAAATAGAATCCTTAATACGGATGGCAGTATGACCGAAATTCCGGTAAATTTCTCCATCCGCCCTTCCAACAGTCAGCAAACTCACCTTTGAATACGAAGAAAGCGCCGGGACTTTCATATCTTCATCATACCCAGACGCCCGGTTGAAAAGCATAAGAAGGATTAAAAGATACAGTATCTTAACAGGATTCCGATTCATGGAACGAATATAGTCATAAAACTTTTTAATAGAAAAGACGTTTAGTTCAAATATACCTGTATGAAAAAATTACCTTTGTTATTGCTTATAATATTAGCTTTGGCATTGACAGGCCTAACCTGCAAGTCGGGGCATAAACCTAAAAAAATAACGAGTTCAACTGTTGCTTTACCTAAAACAATGACACCTATGGATACCACACCTGTATTAAAAACCGAACCGGAATGGAAGCAGATTCTAACCGATGAAGAATACGCTGTTTTACGGCAGGCCGGCACCGAGCGGCCGTTTACCGGCAAATATACAGATGCGGATGACAAAGGCAATTACTACTGTAAGGCCTGCGGCAATCTGCTGTTTACATCAGAAACAAAATACCATAGCGGGTGCGGATGGCCGGCATTTTATGATATCGCGGGAAACAGCGCGGTAGAAACAAGAATGGACCACTCACACGGCATGACAAGAATAGAAGTGGTCTGTAAAAGATGCCAGTCGCACTTAGGACATGTTTTTGAAGACGGTCCGAGAGATAAAACGGGATTGCGTTATTGCATCAACTCCATCAGTCTGGATTTTAAGGGAGACAGCACGAAACAGAAATAGGAACACTTCTAAGCTTTTACTTCCTCCGGCTTTCCATACTTGTAAGATGCCCAGAAAATAACCAGGGAGATGAAGACAAAGGGAAAACTCAGCCACTGACCGTGATTCAGTGTCACACCCAGCATGGTCAGCTGGTTTTCGTCCACCTTCCAGAACTCTAAAAAGAATTTGCCGGCAAACATCATAAACAAAAATATGGCCATTAAGCTACCTTCACGCGGCTTATAGTTGGATCGGATATATAGGATCAGTACCACCACAAAAATTATATCATACAGAAACGCCTCAAATAATTGCACCGGTACTCTTGGCATGGTTTCTCCCAAACGCTCGAACACGACTCCCCAGCTTCCGTCCGTGTAATCACCCACAATTTCGGAATTGAAAAAATTGCCGTAGCGGATAAAGGAACCACCGATGGCGGTAGGAATGGCCACCCTGTCAATAATCCAGAGAAAGGATTGATCCGGGTGTTGCCTTTTATATAAGAACAAGGCAATAGGAATGGCAATAGCCGCGCCGTGACTGGCGAGTCCTCCTTTCCATATCTGCACGATTTCCAGGAGATTCTGGCTGTAGTAATCCCATTGGTAAAAGAAGACATGACCTAAGCGTGCGCCAATCAGTACGGCAAAAAACATATACATCAGCAACTGGTCCGCACCTTCCGTATCTTTCTTTTCCTTGTTGAAAATCCAGAACAGGATATTATACCCCAGAAAGAAAGCGGCACCATACAACAAGCTGTACCAGCGAATGCCGAAATTTTCCGATATCATAAAGATTTCCGGACGGATATTCCAATGTATGACAAAAGCCATTAAACTGTTCATGCGTATAAATTATGCGCCAAAGGTAGCAATTAATTTCATTTAGACCATACCGGCACCCGTATGGCCAAAAGTTAATTAACGTAAAAAGACACACTGAATAATTAAACCATGAGGAGTGAAGAAAATTAGTTGAATTAAATCTTTAATCAGATTACTGCTTAGGATTCTTTCACAACAGCTGCAGACTCCGGCTGCTATTTTAAAACATAACATTCAATTTACAAATTGCTCTATATTTTTGTTAAGACAAAATGTTAATACATTAAAATGCGTTACCCAAATTGAAAAAATCACAGGACAAATTCAATGTGCAAATTGCCACTGCTGAGCACGTTAGTTTCGCCCGGGAATTAAGCCTGTTATACGAAGATTCCGCCAAAAAACGAGGCACCGGTATCGCCAAACGGGATCCGGAATACATCATCGAAAAAATCCTTCAGAACAAAGCCATCATTGCCACCACACACAGCAACCAGCTCGGCGGATTTTGTTATATCGAAACCTGGGAAGGAAAAAACTATGTTGCCAACTCAGGGTTGATTGTCAGGGAAGAATACCGCCATCACGGACTCGCCAAAAAGATAAAGAAGTTTGTTTTTGATTATACCCGCAAAAAATATCCGCAGGCAAAAATATTCGGTATCACCACCAGTCTTGCCGTCATGAAACTGAACTCCGATTTAGGATACAAACCGGTAACATTTTCAGAACTCACGCAAGATGATGCTTTCTGGAGCGGCTGTAAAAGCTGTATCAATTTCGATGTATTAACCCGCACTGGTCGCAAAAATTGTTTATGCACCGGAATGCTGTTTGACCCTAAGGATGAGAAAAAAAAGACGTTTGTGAAAGCGAAGAAAGTGGAAAAGAAAATTCCTGCAAAACTAAAAACGCCGAAAGCGCAACGCATCCGGGTGGTAAAGACCGCCGGAAAAAGTAAAGCGAATAAAAAATAGCCAGCAACGTCATTGCGAGGCAGGCAGCAATCTGTTGCTGATGGGATTGCTTCACTCCGTTCGCAATGATGCCAGGCGATAATACCTAAAAAGAACAACTATGAGAAATAAAGTGGTTTTGGCATACAGCGGCGGTTTAGACACCTCGTATTGTGTTAAATACCTGACACAAGAAAAGAACCTGGATGTTTACGCCATCACGGTCAATACAGGCGGTTTTACGGACGAACAGCTGCAAGCCATTGAGACCAGGGCAAAAGAGCTCGGAGTAAAAGAGTTTGTGGTACGCAATGTCGTCAAAGACTATTATGAAAAATGCATACGTTACCTGATATTTGGGAATGTATTGAAAAACAACACCTATCCGCTTTCCGTCAGTGCCGAACGGGTGTTTCAGGCTATTGCAGTAGCGGAGTATGCCAAAGAGATGGGCGCCGCCTACATTGCACACGGCAGCACAGGTGCAGGCAACGATCAGGTTCGCTTTGACATGGTATTTAATATTGTAATGCCCGAAGCTGGCATTATCACTCCTATCCGGGATAACAAACTTTCCCGCAAAGAAGAGATTGCTTATCTGAAAAAGCATGGTGTGGAGATAGATGCAAAGAAAGCGGCCTATTCCATCAACCAGGGAATATGGGGAACGAGTGTCGGCGGAAAAGAAACACTGGCATCGCGGTATACCCTGCCGGAAGAAGCCTATCCGACCCAGGTATCCAAATCAGCGCCGGAAGCTGTTGAACTGGAGTTTGAACACGGGGAACCGGTCGGGATAAATGGAAAAAGATATGACCATCCCACGGAAGTCATTTACGAATTGAATCATCTCGCTGCTCCGTTTGGCATCGGCAGGGATATGCATGTCGGCGACACCATCATCGGCATCAAAGGCAGGGTGGGATTTGAGGCGGCTGCTCCTTTAATCATTATCAAATCACACCATCTATTGGAGAAACATACGCTGACCAAACAACAGCTGTTCTGGAAAGACCAGTTGAGTAACGTGTATGGCAGCAACCTGCATGAGGGCTTGTTTTACGAACCGCTGATGCGTGACCTGGAAGCATTCTTAGGTCATACTCAATCGCAGGTAAGCGGAAAGGTATTTATCCGGCTTCTGCCGTATCGTTTTGAGCTAACCGGTATCGAATCTCCTTTTGATCTGATGAGCAGTAAATTTGGCAGCTACGGCGAAATGAATAACAGCTGGACCGGCGATGATGTAAAAGGTTTTGCAAAGATATTTTCCAATCAGATGATGATCTGGAACAAGATTCATTCAGAGAAGTGACAGCGGATTATTTCTTGGAGAAATTACTTTTATCATACTTCGCACGTATACTGCTGAGTGTTTCCGGTGTCATGCCTAAGTAATTGGAAATCTCTTTCAGAGATATCCGGTTGGTCAGATCACCAAACTGATTCACAAATTCGTGATAGCGTTCTTCGGAAGAAAGAGATTTGAAAATAAATAGATTCTCTACATACTTGCTGTGAAATAACTCCAGATTGACACGGTACAAACGCTCCACTTCATGTGACTGGGCACACAACGCCTCTAAATCTGCACATCTTATGCGGAGCAGTGTAACATCTTCTATAGACTCGTAAATATGTGTTCCCGGTTTTTTTGTTAGGTGAGAAAAGTTTCCACCAAACAAACCACCTTCTTTTTCAAATCGCTCGATGACCGGCTTATCATTCTTATTAAAATACACCTTTATGATTCCTTTATAGATAAAATAAAAATACTCCGCAACCTCCCCTTCATTGATGATGACTGTGTTCTTCTTATACGAAACCAAATCAAATAGACTGACAAGCAATTCCAACTCCTTTTGCTCTATGCCTGCTGCAGCATTTAGGAATCTCCACAGAAACTCTTTGGCTTCTGCTTCGGTGTGTTTGTTGGGATATCTAATCATTGTTTACTCTGCAAAGTTAAACGATTCTGTTTTACCCCAACAGCAGATAAATTGCTTAATATCAAAAAGAATAATTTACTGAAAAATTAACAACAAATTAAGGATATAAAAAAAAGTGAATTATTTTTTCACCTGGCCATACAATCAGCCTTAATAATTAAAAAAATTAAAGTAATTAAGCAGCTTCCTGTATTTTAGGTAAAAAACAGAAAAAATCAGTACTATTAACAATACACAATGGAGGGTCCGTTAAAAACAGAAAAAATTAATGTTTTGACCTCAGCCTGCTGAGCGTTTCCTGTGTCAGACCTAAATAAGAGGCAACATACCTTAGCGGAACACGATTTAATAAATCCGGATGTTGTTTTAGAAACAGCTGATATCTTTCTTCCGCCGACAGAAACATGACATCAAACGAACGTTTCATAAAACTGGAGAAGTAGGATTCTACCATTTTTCTGCCCACATGCTCCAGCGCATGGTATTTTTTATAATATGCTTCTAAAACGGCATATCTTACTTTAAGCACATTGCAATCTTCCAGGGCTTCGTAATTACTGAAATTCTTTTGCCCGGACAACAATGTGTATGTTGCGGCAAACACCATATTTTCTTTTATAAACCATGTTGTTATTTCTTTATCTTCCTTTACATAATAGATTCGTACAATTCCATTGCAGATAAAATAAACCATATCAGAAAAATTACCGGCTTCCAGTATTATCTCCTTTTTGGTAAATTTATCCGGCGTAAATTCATCCACCAATTCATTTAACTCATCCAATGGGGTATTTGGACCCAGGAAAAGAAAATAATCCCTCAACTGATTTTTCGCTTCTTCAATATTCAATTTGGGTTTTTGCATTTAAGAAAACCTTTTACGTTATTTAAAAAACGGAGTGTTTCGGTATTCTTTTTAAAAAAAATAGGATTAAGGCCACAAGCAAAAAGGAATAGTATCGAACACTTATCAAAGGCAAAATGCTAAATTTCTTGATATAAATCAAACTTTTCCAGATAATCTGCCACTTTTTTTACAAAAAGCCCGCCAAGCATAC is a window from the Sphingobacteriales bacterium genome containing:
- a CDS encoding Crp/Fnr family transcriptional regulator; this encodes MQKPKLNIEEAKNQLRDYFLFLGPNTPLDELNELVDEFTPDKFTKKEIILEAGNFSDMVYFICNGIVRIYYVKEDKEITTWFIKENMVFAATYTLLSGQKNFSNYEALEDCNVLKVRYAVLEAYYKKYHALEHVGRKMVESYFSSFMKRSFDVMFLSAEERYQLFLKQHPDLLNRVPLRYVASYLGLTQETLSRLRSKH
- the lgt gene encoding prolipoprotein diacylglyceryl transferase; translated protein: MNSLMAFVIHWNIRPEIFMISENFGIRWYSLLYGAAFFLGYNILFWIFNKEKKDTEGADQLLMYMFFAVLIGARLGHVFFYQWDYYSQNLLEIVQIWKGGLASHGAAIAIPIALFLYKRQHPDQSFLWIIDRVAIPTAIGGSFIRYGNFFNSEIVGDYTDGSWGVVFERLGETMPRVPVQLFEAFLYDIIFVVVLILYIRSNYKPREGSLMAIFLFMMFAGKFFLEFWKVDENQLTMLGVTLNHGQWLSFPFVFISLVIFWASYKYGKPEEVKA
- a CDS encoding GNAT family N-acetyltransferase → MKKSQDKFNVQIATAEHVSFARELSLLYEDSAKKRGTGIAKRDPEYIIEKILQNKAIIATTHSNQLGGFCYIETWEGKNYVANSGLIVREEYRHHGLAKKIKKFVFDYTRKKYPQAKIFGITTSLAVMKLNSDLGYKPVTFSELTQDDAFWSGCKSCINFDVLTRTGRKNCLCTGMLFDPKDEKKKTFVKAKKVEKKIPAKLKTPKAQRIRVVKTAGKSKANKK
- the ychF gene encoding redox-regulated ATPase YchF; protein product: MGLQCGIVGLPNVGKSTLFNAVSNNAKAQASNYRFCTIEPNVGLVDVPDDRLNKLAEIVIPNRIVPTTIEFVDIAGLVKGASKGEGLGNKFLANIREVDAIIHVIRCFEDENILREEGAINPVGDKDIIDTELQLKDLESVEKKISKIQKQAKVGNDAKAKHEYDVLLQCQQCLSDGKNIRSLNFSKEDKLLFADLCFLTDKPVLYVANVDEASILTGNKYSEALTKMAQEEGAQVIVLNNSVEAQISEMEEEDKALFQSEYGLTEPGLNRLIRTAYQLLNLITYFTAGVQEVRAWTIHEGWKAPQAASVIHTDFEKGFIKAEVIGYEDFIHYKSEAACREHGKLRIEGKEYIVKDGDVMHFRFNV
- a CDS encoding DUF4105 domain-containing protein, which produces MLFNRASGYDEDMKVPALSSYSKVSLLTVGRADGEIYRNFGHTAIRIKDSILGWDIVYNYGTFSFGEPGFLMKFIRGKLMYYESIESYPMFEESYREENRWIREQPLNLTQEQKQRLFELLTINAREDNKYYKYDFLFDNCSTRPRNVILSLFKVRKYKADTDDVSSYRQLIDRNAKDEWLDLGMDLLIGIPTDQKAGFGRTFLPDELMQLFDGTTVDGKPLVSGNHLILDVVPEHHPRQWFTPGLLFWILFALILIIQIKTRLFARVKLIPVLYFIILGLLGWLFVFMWFFTDHHSTKWNLNILWAMPLNIPFILFMLKKSPPAWSISYIKAYRILLIVLLIGWWANPQTYHTAVIPLILIAVLFSSIFLPVPIKDDFKRRWFG
- a CDS encoding 30S ribosomal protein THX encodes the protein MGRGDKKTKKGKIFAGSFGKARPHKAKSTKAAAKN
- a CDS encoding Crp/Fnr family transcriptional regulator; translated protein: MIRYPNKHTEAEAKEFLWRFLNAAAGIEQKELELLVSLFDLVSYKKNTVIINEGEVAEYFYFIYKGIIKVYFNKNDKPVIERFEKEGGLFGGNFSHLTKKPGTHIYESIEDVTLLRIRCADLEALCAQSHEVERLYRVNLELFHSKYVENLFIFKSLSSEERYHEFVNQFGDLTNRISLKEISNYLGMTPETLSSIRAKYDKSNFSKK
- the msrB gene encoding peptide-methionine (R)-S-oxide reductase MsrB, with the translated sequence MKKLPLLLLIILALALTGLTCKSGHKPKKITSSTVALPKTMTPMDTTPVLKTEPEWKQILTDEEYAVLRQAGTERPFTGKYTDADDKGNYYCKACGNLLFTSETKYHSGCGWPAFYDIAGNSAVETRMDHSHGMTRIEVVCKRCQSHLGHVFEDGPRDKTGLRYCINSISLDFKGDSTKQK
- the argG gene encoding argininosuccinate synthase; translation: MRNKVVLAYSGGLDTSYCVKYLTQEKNLDVYAITVNTGGFTDEQLQAIETRAKELGVKEFVVRNVVKDYYEKCIRYLIFGNVLKNNTYPLSVSAERVFQAIAVAEYAKEMGAAYIAHGSTGAGNDQVRFDMVFNIVMPEAGIITPIRDNKLSRKEEIAYLKKHGVEIDAKKAAYSINQGIWGTSVGGKETLASRYTLPEEAYPTQVSKSAPEAVELEFEHGEPVGINGKRYDHPTEVIYELNHLAAPFGIGRDMHVGDTIIGIKGRVGFEAAAPLIIIKSHHLLEKHTLTKQQLFWKDQLSNVYGSNLHEGLFYEPLMRDLEAFLGHTQSQVSGKVFIRLLPYRFELTGIESPFDLMSSKFGSYGEMNNSWTGDDVKGFAKIFSNQMMIWNKIHSEK
- a CDS encoding glycosyltransferase; this encodes MEANHTSLKIAQVIDVFENSLNGGGISTHRFTKLLRQHGHHVIVIASGEESNDKVALQSYYPPIPFTKRILERMKFVFAKPDEVKMEQVFSQVDIIHNQFPLWLGMAAVRIANKLNKPLVSTFHVQGEQIMHNGGLTHPFWTKLIYHYFVKYIYNKSDIVICPSRFAEQEIKRYGLTRPTVVISNGVTSDYKKIDLPKRYPDKFTILTVGRNAAEKRQEMIIRAIAASGFRDNIQMVILGDGPQRNALVKLSNDLLNGRAEFNLVPQDKLIGYYNSVDLYVHTSAIEVECMTALEAMACGLPLLIADSALSAAKQFALNETFLFKTQTELTEKIDYLYTHREELTHAGEQYLNLSRQYAIENSYQKLTDTYKKVLKMRKIRITTEHAVLQEV